In Muribaculum gordoncarteri, the genomic window CCGAAAACAAACCGCTTGTTGTGGAGCAACTTGGATATGACAGTGCCGGTTGATTGTGCATCATAATCGCCTGCTGAGGATCCATCGGTTATTTCAGGCAACTTTACACGACTGAAAATCAATGCTACTATCAGCACTACAACGCCCATAACCGAGTAGGGAAGCGCTACGTTGATGCCCTCGTCGCCGGTAAACAGTATTTGTCCCATTATCAACGGTGCGAGAATACAACCGAGGCCGTTGAACGACTGCGCGAGATTCAGGCGGCTTGCCGCTGTGGATCGGTCGCCCAGTTCGGTCACGTAAGGATTTGCGGCTGTTTCGAGCACGACGAGTCCGCATCCGATTATAAATAGCGACACGAGAAAGAAGTTAAAAGAAACAGTCAATTCGCTTGGAATGAACAATAGCGAGCCGAAGGCAAAAAACATTAGCCCTAACACAACACCACGTCTATATCCGAATCGGTTAATGAATAATCCGGCAGGAAGAGCCATTATAAAGTATCCAAGGTAGGTAGTGGCCTGAATCATAGCCGAGCGTGTTATGGTTATGTCCATCGTTGTCTGGAAATGCTTGTTGAGGACATCGAGTATGGCTCGTGCAAATCCCCACATGAAGAATAGCGATGTCACAAGTATGAACGGTATGACATATTGTCGGGCAACCAATGATTTTGTAGAATTTCTCATTTATATGATTAGTTTCAGAAGTTTGATAGCTCCAAATGATGCTGCAAAAGTAGCTATTTTATATAAAAAAGAGTATCTTTACAGTCTGATTTGTGATAGTTGAATTTCTTAATTGGAATAATTATGGACTCTCGTAAAGCGAAAGGCTATATACTTGGATTTGTTGCAGCAGCTACCTATGGTTTGAATCCGTTGTTTGCGTTACCTTTGATGGCCGATGGTATGGATGCGTCATCCATACTTCTGTTCCGTTATTTGCTCGCTATCCCGATTGTTGCGTTGATGATGGCTGTGCGCGGCCGATCATTTGCCGTCACATTGCGTCAGTTGGGCCTGCTTGTGGTGTTTGGCCTTTTGCTTGGCGTTTCATCGATTTCGTTGTTTGAGAGTTACCGTTACATGGATGCCGGCATTGCGTCGACATTGCTGTTTGTCTATCCGTTGATGGTGGCTGTGATAATGTCGGCCTTTTTCCATGAACGCATGTCACGCCTCACGATTGTGTGCCTTACTGCGGCATTGGCCGGTATCGGGCTATTGTATAAGGGCGAAGGAGGCGGTACGTTAAGTCCTTTAGGTACGGCTATCGTTATGTTGTCGGCACTTACTTATGCCATCTACATAGTTGGTATAAACAAGACGGAGCTTTCCAAAGTGCCTACTCTTACCGTGACATTCTATGTGCTTATATTTGGCATGATAGTATTTGCCGTTAATTTGCTTATGAAGGGTCATGTCGATGTGCCTTCGGGTATTAGTCAATGGCTCGGTGTGGGAGCGTTGGCGTTGCTGCCTACTGCTGTGTCGTTCCTGTGTACGACTATGGCTATAATCTATGTGGGTTCGACTCCTACAGCCATACTTGGCGCAATGGAGCCGTTGACGGCGGTTATCATAGGCATAACGGTGTTTGGCGAGCGTCTTACCGTGCGTGATGTACTGGGGCTCTCATTGATTGTGATAGCCGTGACGCTGGTTGTGGTAGGGGGTAGCGTAAGCAAGCACTTGACCAATATAAAACGGTTGTTCCCTCGTGTAAAAAGATGAAATAAGCGGTCGCAATAGTCATGAATGACAGTCGCGACCGCTTGGCTAATCAAGGATTAGATATTATAATCAGTTGACTTTCTTGAGCAATCGCACGCAATTGCCGTAGTTGCGCGCCCATTCACTGATACTGAAGTCAGATGATCCCAAATTTTCATTTGCAATACGTACACAGTATCCGTTGGCAACTTTATTGGAGCCGGCTGCGCGATAACTGCCGGAAGATGCCCAATAATAGACTGTAAGGCCACTGTTTTTTTCGCCATTCAGAGAAGGACTTGAATATCCGGCGAGTGGAAGAAACACCGAGTTCATTGCAGTCAATTGATTGTTGGAGTCAAGGACTATTTTGGTGTAGTCGAGAGCGTCTGTCTGACCGAGTTTTATCGAAGAGATGTCATCCTGACTTATTCCGACTGTTGACAATATCTCCTTTGCCTTGGTTGCGTCACTGTTGTCGCAGGGCAATATCAGCAGCCCCTTTATGCCGTTGACCGTGCCGGGATGAATGAAGAAGGTGCTTAGTATCGTATTCCACTCATCTTTGGTAGGAGTCACATAGGTGCCGTCATGGACATCGACTGATAATTGTCGGCCGTAGGCGGTTCCCCAATCATATTGTGTCGCTTTGATTTCGTTTATGTCCTGATTTTCGGTTTCCTGTATTGACGGATAGAGCGTTTTGTCAGCGTCCCAGTATTGGGGTTGGCGTGCATTGTCGATTCCTGTTGCGCCCCATCCAAACAGGTCGATTATCTCGGGAGTGTCTTCGTTCCAGCCCCTTTTTGTGACATATTCGGTCTGACTCCCAAATACACCCCATTGACGGGTTTTGGTGTTGAAGAACAGGTTGCCTCCTGTGAATCGGTATTTATTGTCGCCGAGGGTTATCTCGGGGCCTATAAGCGTCGCTTCGGTGGATGATGTGTTATCATTTTCCTTAACGGCATTCATCGTCACCTCGACTCCCTCGCCTTGTGCCTTGCGGAAAAAGCGGTTGGCGTTGTAGGTGCGTGACGGCAGGGTGCCCGAGTAGCTGTTGCCGTCGACGGTCACCGTGAATGTCAGTGCCATGTCACGCTCGGGAATTATTGTGAGGTATATGTCGCCGTCGCTATTCTCGACGGTTATGTCACCTGATGTTTTATCGGCAATCGAGCCGTCGAGATTGAACGTACATCGGTTGTAAAGGTTGGTCCCTGAAACTGTGACGCGGTTGCCCGACAGCGTTGTGCCATCGGTGAAGTTCAGCTTATAGTGAGCAAACCCCGTGCTGCGCGTGACGGTGAAGCTGATTGTGGCCTCGCTGCCTGTCACGTTGGCTGAAGTTGAGGCAAACATCATGTCGGTGTTACGTAACGAGGTCAGCTTGCCCTCCTGCGATGAGATGTCGAGCGACAGCAACGATGACGCATCGGCAACAGAAGCGGGCAGTGCGTCACTTGTGCCGAAGTGGTAGATGTTTATGTCGTTTCGGCCTTCATTAAGCCCGGTGAGAGTTCCTGAGAAAGTGCCCGATTGGGCGTTGTCGATGTCAAGGATGCCTAATGCCGTTCCAGACTCGTCGGTGACCAGTAGGCGGTCGTCGCTGCTCCATGCAAAGGCGATTGACCCGTTTTTCTCCGACAGGGCGGAGCGTGAATCATCGCCGTGATCCACCGATGCCTTGGCCGTCACCTTCACGATTTTGCCTGACGGCGGGGTGTCGAGTGCATCGTTGTTGCACGATGTTAACGCCGATAACATTGCGGCGGCAGCAAGAAAGTTTTTTATCAAGCAGTGATTCATGACTGATGGATTTATGAGTTATCGTGTTTCGTGCTTATGATTCGGGTCCTTCGCCTACGGCATCGGTGCCTGAGCCACTAATGCTACCTTGTGGTTCGCCGGACTGCGGGCCATTGATGTCGGTCGTTATCTCTTCGCCGGCAATGAAGTCCTCGGTGGATATGTCGTAGGCTATGCTTGACAATATGGATATGGGGTTGGACGGGTCGGGTGTGTAGCCGCCGTTGCTCCCTTTGGAGAACCTGAAGGTGTAAACGTAATGCACTCCCGGCCTCCAGTCGATGGCTACGGGCACAGCGATGTAGTCGTTATAGGCCAAGGCGTTGCCGCTGTCGGTCATTTTCACTTTCACGAGGAAATAGGAGCCGATGTAGTTATCCGATTTGTTTTCGGGATTCCATGCCGTCACTTTCTGAGGAATCAGCAGCAATGAGCCGTCACCACCTCCCGATACATTCACCCCCGTGAGTTCGGTCTTCTCCGATGTCACGCTTTTGGAGTTGAATGTTACCGAGTAAACGGCGGTAGCCGATGATTCAATTCCCGACCATGTGCCCGTGACATCAGTGCCGTCGGTGTCCTGTGAGGGAAAGGAGAATGTGGCTTGCTGATGTATATTGCCTATCTTAACCTCCGAAATTTCGATGGCGTATTCGGAGTTGTTGACGGCACTGAATGTCACTTGGGCAAGTGCGTGACGGAAGTTTAGTCTTACGGTTGTGCGCGATAGATTGGTCTTTACGGCATACATCAGGTCGAGTTGATGTGACGCTTCGGCCGCGGGCTTGAAATCCTTGAAGCGGGGAGTGCCTTCGCTGTATTCATAGAATCCGCTGCCGTTGACATGGGCATGGAAGTCAAGCGGATAGGCCGGCCAGTAGCGGGTTGCCGCCGATTCCCATGTGACGGGGCTGTTGCCCGTCTTGTTCACCACATCGCCGTTGATGTAGAGCTCCGATGTGCCGTTTTTGACGGCATAGACGGTGAATGATGACGGCGGGTTACTGCTGCTGTAGGATGCCTGTGAACGGGCGGTGTTGGAAGTCGTTGCCTCAAAGGTGATGAGATTGGTGCCGTCGTGCATGTCGTCCTGTGTACAGGCGGTCATGACTACGGCAAGCATTGCAATCGTGATGAATGGACTGTGTTTCATTACATTTTCAATTAGAGGAGTCATTTATATGGTATTATTTATATGTCGATGTCGGTGTCTATTATCGACCAGTCGTCAATGTCGTGGGTGTAGCCGGTGCCTTCGGGGTCGTCGGATTGTGGAATCTCAAGTCCGCTGACAGTCAATGTGACGCTGCCTGATTCGCCCGATTGATGCAGCTTTTCAGTCATGTCAAATCGGGTGTCGGAGCCGCCCAGGCAATGCAGCTTTCCGTCGTCGGTCCACACGTAGAGCATCAAATGATGTGACGCATTGCAGCCATTGTCATGCCTGAATGTTACAAACTCGCCGGTGATGCGTGACATGCCGTCGCTGACGGATTCGCCTACAAGCGTCGCACACTCCGAACCGGGATTTCCGTCACATAGGAGCAATGACGAGGTCATGCCTGAAATGGACGCAAACACCGATGTCACGCGGCCTATGTTGGTAACATCGGTTATTTCGTAACGGTAGGTGTCGGTCAATCGGCGTGGCTGCAATGCGAGCGTTACATCGTTGCTTTTGAGTGACACGTTGCTTATCGAAGTGCCCGTCATGGGGTCGGGACAGATGAGGAGCTGTTCATCCTCGGCTCCGGGTGCCACGGGGAGGTTATTGCCGTCGGGCGATTGGATGACGGTGCTTGGGCGTGTGTAGGCTTCATGGGTGTCATAACGGCCGGTGTTGCGGAAGTCGACCCCGTGAGTGTCGTTGTTGTAGCATATTACACTGTATCGGCCCGGCTTGATGTCGATTTTGCCGCCCGTTACGCCTTTGAAGTCAAAGCGTCGCGCTTCAAGGCTTTCATCAATGGGGTAGAGGAACAGACTCATCCCTGCCGGAGGCGGATTGCCGACATAACGCATGTCGAATGTCACGTTGACGGAAACCGTGTAATCCATCACATCATCGCCCGCAGCGTCACTCTTGCTGCATCCGATAGCCGACAGGATGGCGAGCAATGCGGCAATGATGGTCGCGCGACACGTAACGGCGCTTGGTATTGCCGTTACATGGATTGGTTTGAGTCCTTGACTTGCCATTGAAATGTTAATGAGCAATCGGGAAGATGAAAAACAATGGTGGTGTAACCTCGTGCAAATAGTGTCGACGAGATGACTTGCTGATATTTTCCATGGCGGTAAAACGACGGAAATCGGAAGGATATTGCCGTCCTGCCTATAGGGCGGGTCGATAATATGGTCGCTGCTACATGGCTAAAATAGTCGGTTAATTAAGGCAGGCTAATTACTTTTATGCTACGCTGATTTTCGAGAGAGCTACTTAATGATACTTGTATTTCAGCTATATAACTTATTCATTGTGAGCAGGTAGATGTAGTGCCGCAAATATTAAGGTTTACAAGCGGAGCAGATGCAAGATTGCATTTATCTACATAACTCACATTGCCAAAGATAGGATAAGTTTTGAAAATGAACAAATGTTTTGTGGAAAATTTGTGAAAATATTTTCAAAATCCCGCAAAATGTAGTGTGAACCGTTGCGGCTGAAGGTTATTTACCGCCTACAAGCTTGTAGAAAGAACCGGGAATGGGGGTGGTAAAGTTCATGTCACGACGCGTTGAAGGATGTGCAAACCTTAGTGTCTGGGCATGCAGTGCAAGGCGATGTATCATTGAAGCCTTTGCTCCGTATTTGCGGTCGCCTGATATGGGGTGTCCGAGTTCCTTCATGTGTACTCTTATCTGATTTTTGCGGCCTGTGTCGAGCTCGACTTCAAGCATTGTGTGACCGAGTCCGCGCTTCAGCACCTTATAACGTGTCACGGCAAGTTCTCCCTCTTCGGGATTCTGGGTCGAGTAGACTTCATACTGTGACGTTTCGGCAAGATAGCTTCGTATCTCACCCTCGTCCTTCTCGACTTCGCCTTCGACCACTGCTATATACTTGCGACTCAGCACCATGTTGTTCCAATTATGCTGCATGGCTTCTTTGGCTTCTTCGGTTTTGGCGAGCATCATCAGTCCCGAAGTGTCACGGTCAAGACGATGGACTATAAACAACTTGTTGCGCGGATTGGCCCACTTAACGTAGTCACGCATTATAGAGTAGGCGGTACCGTCCTTTACGCGGTCGGTTCCCATCGAAAGCAGTCCGTAGCCTTTTTCGATGACGATGATGTCGTCATCCTCATATACAAGCTTTACGCGGCGATTGGAAAATACCCTGAATTCACGCGTGAGGTTCACCTCGACTTTGTCGCCTTCATGCAACTCACGGTTGAATTGTGTTACCGGCATTCCGTTTACCGCAACCTGATTGTGCTTCAGCAGCTCCTTGACTGTGGTGCGCTTGCGTTGAGGCATCGAGTCAAAGAGGAATTGAAGTAACTGCGAGTCACCTTTTACGGGATATCTTTCGATTACATCGGGACGAAACGGCGCGTTATGCGCTCCCGGCTTGCTTGTATAGCGATTCTGTCGAGGCATGGCTTGATGGTTGGAATATGTTTATTTCTTGCGGGCCGATGTACGGCGTGCAGGTTTCTTGGGCTTGGCTTCGTCACGGTCGATTATCTCACGGCATTGCTCAAGAGTGAGAGTTTCGGGATTCTTTACGGTGCGCGGTATCTTATAGTTGGATTTCTTGTAGGAGATGTAGATTCCGTATCGGCCGTTAAGAATCATCAGGTCGGGGTCTTCGTCAAATGTCTTGACCACTTTCTTGCTCTCGGCGTCACGCTTGGCCGTGATGAGCTCTTCGGCTTCGGTCAATGTAATTGCTGCCGGAGCGATGTCCTTGGGAATGGATACGAATTTGCCGTTATGCTTTATATAAGGGCCGAAACGACCTATTGCAACAGTGACTTCAGAGCCTTCAAATTCACCAAGCGTGCGAGGGAACTCAAACAGCTTCAAGGCTTCGTCAAGAGTTATTGTGCCAACCGACTGGCCTTTGAGCAGTGATGCAAACTGGGGCTTCTCGTCGCTATCGCCGTCACCTATTTGCACAAGAGGGCCGTAACGGCCTATCTTCACGCTTACTGGCTTGCCTGTGGCGGGATCGGTTCCGAGAACTCGCTCGCCCACTTTGTGCTCGAGCCTGACATTTAACGCATGGTCGACATCGGGATGGAACAGAGCGTAGAATGTGCCTATCTCCTTGTCCCATTCGAGCTTTCCCTCGGCTATGTCGTCAAACTTTTCCTCCATTTTGGCGGTAAAGTCGTAGTCGAGAATCGAGGGGAAGTATCGAGTGAGGAAGTCGTTGACCACGATGCCTATGTCGGTGGGGATGAGCTTACCTTTTTCCGATCCGGTAATTTCGGTCTTTACCGTTTCTTTTATCTTGCCGTTTTTGAGCTGCAGCACCTTGTAGTTGCGCGGTTCGCCCTCTTTTTCGCCTTTTTCCACATATTCGCGAGCCTGGATGGTGGATATTGTGGGGGCATAGGTAGAGGGTCGGCCGATGCCGAGCTCCTCCATCTTCTTTACCAGCGAAGCCTCGGTGTAGCGAGGCGGCTGCTGAGTGAATCGCTCGGTGGCGGTGATTGAGGCGAGCGACAGCGACTGTCCTTCGCTCATTGCGGGAAGCAGTGATGAATCCTGCTCGTCGGCATCGTCGTCGTTGCTTTCGATGTAGACATTGAGAAATCCGTCAAACTTTATTACCTCTCCGGTGGCGGTGAAGTGTTCGCTTCGTGTCGAGGGATGTATCTCGACAGTCGTTTTTTCTATTTCGGCATCGGCCATCTGGGATGCTATCGTGCGCTTCCATATCAGTCCGTACAGTTTTTTCTCCTGTGCCGTGCCGTCGATAGTGTGCTTGTCGATGGATGTGGGACGG contains:
- a CDS encoding sugar MFS transporter, with translation MRNSTKSLVARQYVIPFILVTSLFFMWGFARAILDVLNKHFQTTMDITITRSAMIQATTYLGYFIMALPAGLFINRFGYRRGVVLGLMFFAFGSLLFIPSELTVSFNFFLVSLFIIGCGLVVLETAANPYVTELGDRSTAASRLNLAQSFNGLGCILAPLIMGQILFTGDEGINVALPYSVMGVVVLIVALIFSRVKLPEITDGSSAGDYDAQSTGTVISKLLHNKRFVFGVSALFCYEISEISINSFFINYVTDGGWMTSKTAAVVLSFGGLGLFMAARVTGSWIMSRIAAEKVLCFCAIMTVIASLIVTLDIGLMSRISLFACYAFEAIMFPTIFAISIRGLAGSSTKIASSFLMMSPLGGAVGTLLMGLMADVTSMSTAFLVPCAGYIFVLLYSLTVMPRKLH
- a CDS encoding DMT family transporter, producing MDSRKAKGYILGFVAAATYGLNPLFALPLMADGMDASSILLFRYLLAIPIVALMMAVRGRSFAVTLRQLGLLVVFGLLLGVSSISLFESYRYMDAGIASTLLFVYPLMVAVIMSAFFHERMSRLTIVCLTAALAGIGLLYKGEGGGTLSPLGTAIVMLSALTYAIYIVGINKTELSKVPTLTVTFYVLIFGMIVFAVNLLMKGHVDVPSGISQWLGVGALALLPTAVSFLCTTMAIIYVGSTPTAILGAMEPLTAVIIGITVFGERLTVRDVLGLSLIVIAVTLVVVGGSVSKHLTNIKRLFPRVKR
- a CDS encoding fimbrillin family protein; the encoded protein is MLSALTSCNNDALDTPPSGKIVKVTAKASVDHGDDSRSALSEKNGSIAFAWSSDDRLLVTDESGTALGILDIDNAQSGTFSGTLTGLNEGRNDINIYHFGTSDALPASVADASSLLSLDISSQEGKLTSLRNTDMMFASTSANVTGSEATISFTVTRSTGFAHYKLNFTDGTTLSGNRVTVSGTNLYNRCTFNLDGSIADKTSGDITVENSDGDIYLTIIPERDMALTFTVTVDGNSYSGTLPSRTYNANRFFRKAQGEGVEVTMNAVKENDNTSSTEATLIGPEITLGDNKYRFTGGNLFFNTKTRQWGVFGSQTEYVTKRGWNEDTPEIIDLFGWGATGIDNARQPQYWDADKTLYPSIQETENQDINEIKATQYDWGTAYGRQLSVDVHDGTYVTPTKDEWNTILSTFFIHPGTVNGIKGLLILPCDNSDATKAKEILSTVGISQDDISSIKLGQTDALDYTKIVLDSNNQLTAMNSVFLPLAGYSSPSLNGEKNSGLTVYYWASSGSYRAAGSNKVANGYCVRIANENLGSSDFSISEWARNYGNCVRLLKKVN
- a CDS encoding fimbrillin family protein, with protein sequence MKHSPFITIAMLAVVMTACTQDDMHDGTNLITFEATTSNTARSQASYSSSNPPSSFTVYAVKNGTSELYINGDVVNKTGNSPVTWESAATRYWPAYPLDFHAHVNGSGFYEYSEGTPRFKDFKPAAEASHQLDLMYAVKTNLSRTTVRLNFRHALAQVTFSAVNNSEYAIEISEVKIGNIHQQATFSFPSQDTDGTDVTGTWSGIESSATAVYSVTFNSKSVTSEKTELTGVNVSGGGDGSLLLIPQKVTAWNPENKSDNYIGSYFLVKVKMTDSGNALAYNDYIAVPVAIDWRPGVHYVYTFRFSKGSNGGYTPDPSNPISILSSIAYDISTEDFIAGEEITTDINGPQSGEPQGSISGSGTDAVGEGPES
- a CDS encoding DUF5119 domain-containing protein, whose product is MASQGLKPIHVTAIPSAVTCRATIIAALLAILSAIGCSKSDAAGDDVMDYTVSVNVTFDMRYVGNPPPAGMSLFLYPIDESLEARRFDFKGVTGGKIDIKPGRYSVICYNNDTHGVDFRNTGRYDTHEAYTRPSTVIQSPDGNNLPVAPGAEDEQLLICPDPMTGTSISNVSLKSNDVTLALQPRRLTDTYRYEITDVTNIGRVTSVFASISGMTSSLLLCDGNPGSECATLVGESVSDGMSRITGEFVTFRHDNGCNASHHLMLYVWTDDGKLHCLGGSDTRFDMTEKLHQSGESGSVTLTVSGLEIPQSDDPEGTGYTHDIDDWSIIDTDIDI
- a CDS encoding RluA family pseudouridine synthase, producing MPRQNRYTSKPGAHNAPFRPDVIERYPVKGDSQLLQFLFDSMPQRKRTTVKELLKHNQVAVNGMPVTQFNRELHEGDKVEVNLTREFRVFSNRRVKLVYEDDDIIVIEKGYGLLSMGTDRVKDGTAYSIMRDYVKWANPRNKLFIVHRLDRDTSGLMMLAKTEEAKEAMQHNWNNMVLSRKYIAVVEGEVEKDEGEIRSYLAETSQYEVYSTQNPEEGELAVTRYKVLKRGLGHTMLEVELDTGRKNQIRVHMKELGHPISGDRKYGAKASMIHRLALHAQTLRFAHPSTRRDMNFTTPIPGSFYKLVGGK
- the topA gene encoding type I DNA topoisomerase; translated protein: MLKNLVIVESPAKAKTIEKFLGKDYKVMSSYGHIRDLNKKKFSIDIDHGFAPVYEIPDDKKALVADLKKAVKDSQTVWLASDEDREGEAIAWHLCEVLGLDPENTKRIVFHEITKNAIMDAIKHPRAIDLNRVDAQQARRVLDRIVGFELSPVLWKKIKPALSAGRVQSVAVRLIVEREQEIKDFRTENYYRINADFTTDDNSKLRAELSRRIPDTQAAMQFLSDCTDATFTVGNVTVKPVHKSPAPPFTTSTLQQEASRKLGFTVSQTMMVAQRLYEEGHITYMRTDSLNLSELAVNAIAGEITDKLGKEYLKIRKYHTHSKGAQEAHEAIRPTSIDKHTIDGTAQEKKLYGLIWKRTIASQMADAEIEKTTVEIHPSTRSEHFTATGEVIKFDGFLNVYIESNDDDADEQDSSLLPAMSEGQSLSLASITATERFTQQPPRYTEASLVKKMEELGIGRPSTYAPTISTIQAREYVEKGEKEGEPRNYKVLQLKNGKIKETVKTEITGSEKGKLIPTDIGIVVNDFLTRYFPSILDYDFTAKMEEKFDDIAEGKLEWDKEIGTFYALFHPDVDHALNVRLEHKVGERVLGTDPATGKPVSVKIGRYGPLVQIGDGDSDEKPQFASLLKGQSVGTITLDEALKLFEFPRTLGEFEGSEVTVAIGRFGPYIKHNGKFVSIPKDIAPAAITLTEAEELITAKRDAESKKVVKTFDEDPDLMILNGRYGIYISYKKSNYKIPRTVKNPETLTLEQCREIIDRDEAKPKKPARRTSARKK